GAAGTATTCGATTCTGGCGAACATTTCTAATGAATTGATGTCCAGTTTGATGACTACAGGCGTCATACCCTTCTCGATTTTCCAAGCATAAACGTTTCGCTTATTGTCAGTATACATAACGGATATGTATGTCTCATTTTTCGTGAGAACCCGTTCAATTTCATCTATCCTTACTGCGTTTAAGTTTAGTGTAGTGAATTCAGGAATATATGAACTGATTTGTCCATTCACGGAATCAACTGTTTGATTTAATGTGGCATTTTCTTTTGAACCGACCTCAACAGACGTGCCATAGTAGCTCTCACTCCCGTACACGGAATCTAAGAACGTGTAGCATTTCGAGACTGACTGACGATCTTGCTCATTCAGCTGTACCCACATTCTGTGAAGGAGTTGCTCTTTGAGTATTCTTGATTTTAATGACTGCATTACACCCCATGCTTTGTCCACGCAGTCTATGGATTCACATTGATCACGATACGTTTGGGTACTTGATAGCCTTTGGCCGTTCATGAACCGAACATATCTTCTTAATCCGTTTTTGAGCATGTCAAATAAAAATGGGTCTATTGATTCATGTCTTCCTAATCGAAGAATAGATTCAGAAAACAGTCGGAGTTTTTCAAAGTAATTAGTGGCTTGGGCATGGTCATATTTCCATGTTGTGACAGCATTACTGATTAATAGATAAATTAACTTCTCATCAACTTCTCGCGCTATTCTTGAATGCTTAACCAATAAATTGATGGCAAAATCATTGAGCTTCACATACGTATCCATTCTTTTCTTGTCCGGAATGAATTTATACATTGAAGATGCCATTTGTCCCATTTCCAAAACGCATAATATGGCCGATTCCGAAGGCAAGTCAGAGAGTTCAGAGATTGCTTTATGAAAATACTCCTCAGCTCTAATGGGATTATTCATCAATAGATACATTTCGGATAAGGTGCAGAGAAGCCACGCTTCCTTGTAGGTGTCGGTATCATTAACCATAACCTGCTTCTTGAGTGAATCTATGGTTAGATTGGAAACTACAACTGTGGATGTATTGCCTCGAAACTGAATCTGCCCACGCTTTTGGCCTATGGCATCGGTTGACCAAAGTGTGCTCAGTATCATTTGAGCTACACACATAACAAGTACATTTTTCATGTGCAGCATCAGAAAGGTTGCTATTCCTGTCGTGGCTTAAATCTAAGAAAACCGCCCATTACGGACGGTTCTTATTTCCTAACAGCTCTCAGCACTTCCACACAGAGTTCATCAGGGATCTTCGACCGCTCATAACTGTTCTTCAATCGCTCTGTCCCTCCTCTCGAACCCCGTGTAGCAGATTCATGGCACTTCGCTTTTGGACGGCACATCGGCCTTGGTCTCCATTCGGGATTGTTCGTCCATATGTCGGTAGGCTTCATTCGGAAGTCACCATATTGGCAGTAGGTGATTGTGTGCCTCAAAGGCAACTTGGACATGAACTTTTGCTTTCGGAGTTTACCACGTGGATTCTCGATGTACCAAACAAGGTTCGGGTTGAGTTTTTGGTAATGTTTTATGAGTCGGAGGGTCTTCTTGACCATCTGAATACCAAGCCTCGCTGTTTCTGTGACAGGCACCGATTTTCCATTGACCCATCTCCAATGTTTCCAACACGAGGCGACACTGAACCCTGTGCAGGGTGGTGAGGCCCAAATGATGTCCGGTATAAATGGGATGTCATCCGATTTGAGGTTAAGGATATCTTTGGCAAGATGGATGTTCTCAAAGGGTTCGATGTCTGTGGAAAAGACCTCCAAATTCAGTCGTTCCGCTGCCTTGCCGATGCTTCGGCTTCCAGCGAACAGTTCCAGGACCTTCACACATTTTCATGGTCTTTTCTGGTAATCTCCGTGTCGGGTTTGCTGTTTTCTTGAATGCTACGGTAGCGGTGATAGAGGGTCATCCAAATGGAATATGGTGTTCGTAGTCCTTTCTGGTTCAGTCCTGGGATGGAATACGCTGACAGGTGTTTCCTGACGTACTTGGTTCCATCCGCATGGATCATGATGTTCATTTCACCTTCCCTGTATCGTACTGCTTCCTTTTCAATGAGTAGTTGTTCAATCGTTCCCGCTTGTTGCAGGTCTTTTCCGAACTGTTCTAAATCATGTTCAGTGAATCGGATTGTTTTTTCCCTCAGATCATCTGAAGTTTTTGTATAGGTTTCTTTTGTTGTACGCATCTGTTGCGCTGGTACATGGGCAAAGTCTGCACCTCTCATTTCGGTATCCCCGCCTTTTCCACAGCGGTATCGGTAGAAGAGGCGCATCTTACCCTTTCTGTCATCTGGTGTTTTCAGTAGCACACCCTTTTCTCCAGTCACCTCGATAAGGCCCGTCCGTGTGAGGTTTGCAACCGCATCGGTGAGAGCTCGTCTAGAACAGCCCGTCCGCTCCCGTATTTGTGAGCCGGCTATCCAATCTCTTTTTTTACGCTGCCCAGTCTTGGGGTCTTTCCAACCCCATGTCTGACGTATGATGAGCAGTAGTAGTTTGAGTTCAACGGGGTTCAGGGATTTCAGGTGCGCATCGAAAAAGATGTTGGGGACGGGTGTCGTCCCACTCAATTCTTCATTTCGCATATATCATCTGCCGATCAGTCTTCGACCTCGATGGCAGGGAGTTCCTTTTCCTCGTCCATGTCAAATACATGGAACTCGGTATCAGGCTGATGGAACATGGTGAGAAA
This DNA window, taken from Flavobacteriales bacterium, encodes the following:
- a CDS encoding CHAT domain-containing protein, with the protein product MKNVLVMCVAQMILSTLWSTDAIGQKRGQIQFRGNTSTVVVSNLTIDSLKKQVMVNDTDTYKEAWLLCTLSEMYLLMNNPIRAEEYFHKAISELSDLPSESAILCVLEMGQMASSMYKFIPDKKRMDTYVKLNDFAINLLVKHSRIAREVDEKLIYLLISNAVTTWKYDHAQATNYFEKLRLFSESILRLGRHESIDPFLFDMLKNGLRRYVRFMNGQRLSSTQTYRDQCESIDCVDKAWGVMQSLKSRILKEQLLHRMWVQLNEQDRQSVSKCYTFLDSVYGSESYYGTSVEVGSKENATLNQTVDSVNGQISSYIPEFTTLNLNAVRIDEIERVLTKNETYISVMYTDNKRNVYAWKIEKGMTPVVIKLDINSLEMFARIEYFRSRLVTDEGSIKVLLNDTVSEYGLEEYMSFMYALKMEPVSNAGILYDKLIRPLAITPKRRVILEVDQNLGALPIGLLKNPKTQRLFLEDHPIVYTPCASLFYLLRNDSLEREHASEYIGFSYNDRNSYVDTIIQKSSQCFNVASHTNFQTSESKVYELDSVIKDSKYIHFACHSKATDSGICLMLDSENGHDGRITADDVLKYVKNDADLTALTSCSTSPNGDDHLFIDIYQEGEQLHLREGCVCNLGETFSNLTGAFFAAGSRKMLVTQWDIPDSDISANFMSEFFCYLSDETAETALQRTQDNFKGQHVRYWGGYILVGD
- a CDS encoding replication protein — its product is MSGTTPVPNIFFDAHLKSLNPVELKLLLLIIRQTWGWKDPKTGQRKKRDWIAGSQIRERTGCSRRALTDAVANLTRTGLIEVTGEKGVLLKTPDDRKGKMRLFYRYRCGKGGDTEMRGADFAHVPAQQMRTTKETYTKTSDDLREKTIRFTEHDLEQFGKDLQQAGTIEQLLIEKEAVRYREGEMNIMIHADGTKYVRKHLSAYSIPGLNQKGLRTPYSIWMTLYHRYRSIQENSKPDTEITRKDHENV